Proteins from a single region of Candidatus Binatia bacterium:
- a CDS encoding insulinase family protein, protein MRFLLASCLAAALATALPTAARAASVSIPVPTVENAGGTVIVRQSDGAASLVGVTLIVRAGLDRQTMRQNGMAALVAETIVRTPINGVALEDAVAARGGSIRFTIDPGDVRFYVEALAEDAPAVLELFRAALAAPDFSAVTIRDARGVLVRQIAQVQQVALQVGIDMLNAASSRQANAGLPELGTPASLAQFFAEDARSFYRAYYRRGGAVVSAAGRLDSLAPQALAALAGALPAGTTSPVAVRVPQLNGATHEIVAHRDIASPWLIAQYPAPNVNSRDFGPMLVLASFVRRTLSDIAQVPGVVSPTFASRSVGTVYAYDRAPATLVLYVNGGLIGNPSRAFATALSVVSVLAASRLQGSIDEFKAEAAGDFANDANTLETRTWLAAVFSTGSASPDFINRALAAISATTPEDLQRVARSYLGNPTIALVLPRGTNLQD, encoded by the coding sequence GTGAGATTCCTGTTAGCGTCCTGCCTGGCCGCGGCTCTGGCCACCGCGCTGCCCACCGCGGCGCGCGCCGCGTCCGTCTCCATTCCCGTTCCCACCGTGGAAAACGCCGGTGGAACGGTGATCGTGCGCCAGTCCGACGGTGCCGCGTCGCTCGTCGGCGTAACTCTCATCGTCCGAGCGGGACTCGATCGCCAAACGATGCGGCAGAACGGCATGGCCGCGCTCGTTGCCGAAACGATCGTGCGCACGCCGATCAACGGCGTCGCGCTGGAAGACGCGGTCGCGGCGCGCGGCGGATCCATACGCTTCACGATCGATCCGGGCGACGTGCGCTTTTATGTCGAGGCGCTGGCCGAGGACGCGCCGGCAGTTCTCGAGCTGTTCCGCGCTGCTCTCGCGGCGCCGGACTTCTCGGCGGTGACCATTCGCGACGCTCGCGGCGTGCTCGTGCGGCAGATCGCGCAGGTCCAGCAGGTTGCGCTCCAAGTCGGTATAGATATGCTCAATGCGGCGTCGTCGCGACAAGCGAACGCCGGCCTCCCGGAGCTCGGTACGCCCGCATCGCTCGCGCAGTTCTTCGCGGAGGACGCGCGCTCGTTTTACCGCGCTTACTATCGCCGCGGTGGCGCCGTGGTCAGCGCCGCTGGACGGCTCGACTCGCTGGCTCCCCAAGCGCTCGCGGCGCTCGCCGGTGCGCTGCCCGCCGGAACGACCTCGCCCGTGGCCGTGCGCGTCCCGCAGCTCAACGGAGCCACGCACGAGATCGTCGCGCATCGCGACATCGCGTCGCCTTGGCTGATCGCGCAGTATCCAGCGCCCAACGTCAACAGCCGCGACTTCGGGCCGATGCTCGTGCTGGCGTCTTTCGTGCGCCGAACGCTCTCGGACATCGCCCAGGTGCCGGGCGTCGTTTCGCCGACCTTCGCATCGCGCTCGGTCGGCACGGTGTACGCGTACGATCGCGCGCCCGCGACGCTCGTGCTCTACGTCAACGGCGGCCTGATCGGCAACCCGAGCCGCGCGTTTGCCACGGCGCTCTCGGTCGTCAGCGTGCTGGCCGCGTCGCGCCTCCAGGGTTCGATCGACGAGTTCAAGGCCGAGGCGGCCGGCGACTTCGCCAACGACGCGAACACGCTCGAGACGCGCACCTGGTTGGCGGCGGTCTTCTCGACCGGCAGCGCCTCTCCGGACTTCATCAACCGTGCATTGGCCGCGATCTCGGCGACGACCCCGGAGGACCTGCAGCGGGTCGCCCGTTCCTACCTGGGCAACCCGACGATAGCACTCGTTCTACCCCGCGGCACCAACCTACAGGACTAA
- a CDS encoding insulinase family protein, with amino-acid sequence MTARIAYALAMLVLASSSLAAPAGAAIARQTGALPRGGSYVLYPDPTVGTAAIGLWFRAPAAGFDDATPGIADLAATAAAVAPLASGKSLYALVHTVGGELNIEVYPDIVGIGAVVPAYASRRIVAAMTAAYFAPSVDDAAVKTARANAAVLGVQQRYESDTTLHDLLFKQIFATGPAHYPPLPTSVSQLTSITTAQVDAFAKRAFRAQNSVLALTGNVDASSISAVTDGNGPGAMDTPYDSTLEGSPASTTAAGAVDGVGLAWIGPPIADQKAATALDFIADYLFREQTGVVSRVLDRADSDALVVGQFITLHDPGVMVVTIGGSNEKQTEKSVLAALEALQQPMDAPAFNAAREAFLYHVATDTQTPQQRADNLGWYSTEGNLDYAPGIASGAYEQSARALDPQYVAEIVRRYLHNPVIVDLVATTPQKEPSR; translated from the coding sequence ATGACGGCGCGAATCGCTTACGCTCTCGCGATGCTCGTCTTGGCATCGTCGTCGCTGGCTGCCCCTGCGGGCGCCGCCATCGCGCGGCAGACCGGCGCCTTGCCGCGTGGCGGATCGTACGTGCTGTATCCCGATCCGACCGTCGGCACGGCGGCGATCGGCCTGTGGTTCCGCGCGCCGGCGGCGGGATTTGACGACGCTACTCCCGGCATTGCCGACCTTGCCGCGACGGCCGCGGCGGTCGCCCCGCTCGCGAGCGGCAAGTCGTTGTACGCGCTCGTGCACACGGTCGGCGGCGAGCTCAACATCGAGGTATATCCGGACATAGTCGGCATCGGTGCCGTCGTTCCCGCGTACGCGTCGCGCCGGATCGTCGCGGCGATGACGGCCGCGTACTTCGCGCCGTCGGTCGACGACGCGGCGGTCAAGACGGCGCGCGCCAACGCCGCCGTGCTCGGCGTGCAGCAACGCTACGAATCCGACACGACGCTGCACGACCTGCTGTTCAAGCAAATCTTCGCGACCGGCCCCGCGCACTATCCGCCGCTGCCGACGTCGGTGTCGCAGCTCACGAGCATCACGACGGCCCAGGTCGATGCGTTCGCGAAGCGCGCGTTTCGCGCGCAGAACTCGGTCCTCGCGCTGACGGGCAACGTCGACGCTTCTAGCATCTCGGCGGTTACCGACGGAAACGGTCCCGGTGCGATGGACACTCCCTACGACTCGACGCTGGAGGGATCGCCGGCGTCGACGACCGCGGCCGGCGCCGTCGACGGTGTGGGACTCGCCTGGATCGGTCCGCCGATCGCGGATCAGAAAGCGGCGACGGCGTTGGATTTCATCGCGGACTATCTCTTCCGGGAGCAGACGGGGGTTGTGTCGCGGGTGCTCGACCGCGCGGATAGCGATGCCCTGGTGGTCGGCCAGTTCATCACGCTGCACGACCCAGGCGTGATGGTCGTCACCATCGGGGGCAGCAACGAGAAGCAGACGGAGAAGAGTGTGCTCGCCGCGCTCGAGGCGCTGCAGCAGCCGATGGACGCGCCGGCCTTCAACGCCGCGCGCGAGGCGTTTCTCTATCACGTCGCAACCGACACGCAGACGCCGCAGCAACGCGCCGACAACCTCGGCTGGTACTCGACGGAAGGCAACCTCGACTACGCTCCCGGCATCGCCAGCGGAGCTTACGAGCAGTCGGCCCGCGCTCTCGATCCCCAATACGTTGCCGAAATCGTCCGCCGCTATCTACATAATCCCGTGATCGTCGACCTGGTCGCGACGACACCGCAGAAGGAGCCGTCCCGGTGA
- the ftsH gene encoding ATP-dependent zinc metalloprotease FtsH — protein MSKHLKSIILIILAVVALFIIVERFVQPSEGETRLDYGAFYQKLEAGQVQSFHATGLNAIGDLSNGTKYTVAVPNVDQTFVDEVYRKVKSGAISFDQQSNTGLLSSLMTLGPLAITVLLLFFILRQAQSGGSQALSFGRSRAKMLSENRPKVTFADVAGVDEAKEELAEIVDFLKYPKKYQSLGARIPKGVLLLGPPGTGKTLLARAIAGEAGVPFLSISGSDFVEMFVGVGASRVRDLFDQAKKSAPCIVFIDEIDAVGRQRGAGLGGGHDEREQTLNQLLVEMDGFDQNTGVILIAATNRADVLDPALLRPGRFDRQIVVGRADYKGREKILEVHARNKPLGKEVSLETLAKRTPGFSGADLENLLNEAALLAARRNKNVIEMIDCDEAIDRVMVGPERKSVVMSQQEKETTAYHESGHAVIGGLLEKSDPVHKVTIIPRGMALGITWSLPEDDRHNRSKEELLAMITRAMGGRLAEEIKFGDVTTGASNDFEQATELARRMVTQYGMSDLGPIQFGRGAHQVFLGRDISEERNYSEEVASKIDGEVRKIIESSYETGKRILKDNWDRVERMVASLLEYETVEAEEVRAILEGRPYTRSHGSEVAEGGDTPAERPAEEPKRAEKPSRIPPKIFPEPA, from the coding sequence GTGAGCAAGCACCTCAAATCGATCATCCTGATCATCCTGGCCGTCGTGGCCCTGTTCATCATCGTCGAACGATTCGTTCAGCCCAGCGAAGGCGAGACGCGACTCGACTACGGCGCCTTTTACCAGAAGCTCGAAGCCGGGCAAGTGCAGTCGTTCCACGCGACGGGCCTGAACGCGATCGGCGACCTTTCGAACGGGACGAAGTACACGGTCGCGGTTCCAAACGTGGACCAGACCTTTGTGGACGAAGTCTACCGGAAGGTCAAGAGCGGCGCGATCAGCTTCGATCAGCAGTCGAACACCGGACTGTTGTCGAGCCTCATGACACTCGGTCCGCTCGCGATCACGGTCCTATTGCTGTTTTTCATCCTGCGTCAGGCGCAGAGCGGCGGCAGCCAGGCGCTGTCGTTCGGGCGCTCGCGCGCCAAGATGCTTTCCGAGAACCGGCCCAAGGTTACGTTTGCGGACGTCGCCGGCGTGGACGAAGCCAAGGAAGAGCTCGCGGAGATCGTAGACTTTCTCAAGTATCCGAAGAAGTACCAATCGCTGGGCGCGCGCATCCCCAAGGGCGTCCTTTTGCTCGGGCCGCCGGGAACCGGTAAGACACTGCTCGCGCGAGCGATCGCAGGTGAGGCGGGCGTGCCGTTCCTCTCGATCTCGGGCTCCGATTTCGTCGAGATGTTCGTGGGCGTCGGCGCTTCGCGCGTCCGCGACCTGTTCGATCAGGCCAAGAAGTCGGCTCCCTGCATCGTCTTCATCGACGAAATCGACGCGGTCGGACGCCAGCGCGGCGCCGGTTTAGGCGGCGGTCACGACGAGCGCGAGCAGACGCTCAACCAGCTCCTCGTCGAGATGGACGGCTTCGATCAAAACACGGGCGTGATCCTGATCGCGGCGACGAACCGCGCGGACGTGCTCGATCCCGCGCTGCTGCGGCCGGGCCGCTTCGATCGCCAGATCGTGGTGGGGCGCGCCGACTACAAGGGCCGCGAGAAGATCCTCGAGGTGCACGCGCGCAACAAGCCGCTGGGCAAGGAAGTCTCGCTCGAGACGCTGGCCAAGCGCACGCCGGGTTTTTCCGGCGCGGATCTGGAGAACCTGTTGAACGAGGCGGCACTGCTCGCGGCGCGGCGCAACAAGAACGTGATCGAGATGATCGATTGCGACGAGGCGATCGATCGCGTGATGGTCGGTCCGGAGCGCAAGTCGGTCGTGATGTCGCAACAAGAAAAAGAGACGACGGCCTATCACGAGTCCGGTCACGCCGTTATCGGCGGCCTGCTCGAAAAATCCGATCCGGTCCACAAGGTCACGATCATCCCGCGCGGCATGGCGCTCGGCATTACCTGGTCGCTTCCCGAAGACGATCGTCACAACCGCAGCAAAGAGGAGCTGCTGGCCATGATCACGCGCGCCATGGGCGGACGTCTCGCCGAGGAGATCAAGTTCGGCGACGTCACGACCGGTGCGAGCAACGATTTCGAGCAGGCGACGGAGTTGGCGCGCCGGATGGTGACGCAGTACGGCATGAGCGATCTCGGCCCCATCCAGTTCGGACGAGGCGCTCATCAGGTCTTCCTCGGCCGCGACATCAGCGAGGAGCGCAACTACTCCGAGGAAGTCGCGAGCAAGATCGATGGCGAGGTGCGGAAGATCATCGAATCGTCGTACGAAACCGGCAAGCGAATTCTCAAGGACAACTGGGACAGGGTCGAGCGCATGGTGGCCTCGCTGCTCGAATACGAGACGGTCGAGGCCGAGGAAGTGCGCGCCATCCTGGAGGGCCGTCCCTACACGCGCAGTCATGGGTCGGAGGTCGCCGAGGGCGGCGACACGCCGGCGGAGCGCCCCGCGGAGGAGCCGAAGCGCGCCGAAAAGCCTTCGCGCATTCCGCCGAAAATTTTCCCGGAACCGGCATGA
- a CDS encoding phosphoribosyltransferase family protein — protein MTALYPTAGIGRHICGAEAIAAAVERLAAQIAGDYRGQPLVLLGVLKGALCLTADLARALARRADGPSEILVDYLFVQRYGTSGTSGGEARLEADASLPLGGTNLLIVDGMVDKGLTLEYLRALLKERRPATLRTCVMFDKAARREAYVPIEYLGLAVPDTFAIGYGLDYKEWYRNLPYLAELREDQPV, from the coding sequence ATGACCGCGCTGTATCCGACCGCTGGCATCGGGCGCCACATCTGCGGCGCCGAAGCGATCGCGGCTGCGGTCGAGCGCCTCGCCGCGCAGATCGCCGGCGACTATCGGGGGCAACCGCTCGTGCTGCTTGGCGTGTTGAAAGGGGCGCTGTGTCTTACCGCCGACCTCGCGCGGGCGCTGGCCCGAAGAGCCGATGGCCCCAGCGAGATCCTGGTTGACTACCTCTTCGTTCAACGCTACGGCACCTCCGGGACCTCCGGAGGCGAGGCGCGGCTCGAGGCGGACGCCAGCCTGCCGCTGGGGGGCACGAATTTGCTGATCGTGGACGGTATGGTGGACAAAGGCCTCACGCTGGAGTACCTGCGAGCGTTACTAAAAGAGCGCCGGCCGGCGACCCTGCGCACCTGCGTGATGTTCGATAAGGCGGCGCGCCGCGAGGCGTACGTACCGATCGAGTACCTGGGCCTCGCAGTCCCGGACACCTTCGCTATAGGTTACGGTTTGGACTACAAGGAATGGTACCGTAATCTTCCTTACCTAGCAGAGCTTCGAGAGGATCAACCGGTCTAA
- the tilS gene encoding tRNA lysidine(34) synthetase TilS has protein sequence MRGAHHEREVERAIERSGVLRGERILIACSGGPDSVALAAALHALSKRLRLTLFAAFVNHGVRDSAWQDECVVLELAARFEIPLETIALAASAGDEQRLRTARYRALCAAARRRACGVVATAHHAEDQSETVVLALLRGTGPNGLRGMPRRRRIAPDVDLVRPLIGVSSETLRAYCHAKALPYAVDPTNSQLGLRRNAVREALATLRPLFPELDRAVARAAQLVADERDATPRSSLRRSIRERLAAEEGLRDVDFSHVEAAVLALERGGTGTFHMKPGIALRIERGSIQGIKRK, from the coding sequence GTGAGAGGCGCGCACCACGAGCGCGAGGTCGAACGCGCGATCGAGCGCAGCGGCGTGCTGCGCGGAGAGCGCATTCTGATCGCGTGCAGCGGCGGTCCCGATTCCGTGGCGCTCGCGGCCGCGCTGCACGCGCTTTCAAAGCGGCTACGGCTTACGCTGTTTGCCGCGTTCGTCAACCACGGGGTGCGCGACTCGGCGTGGCAGGACGAATGCGTCGTGCTGGAGCTCGCGGCGCGCTTCGAGATTCCGCTCGAGACGATCGCGCTCGCCGCTTCCGCCGGCGACGAGCAGCGGCTGCGCACCGCGCGCTATCGCGCGCTCTGTGCTGCGGCAAGGCGGCGCGCGTGCGGGGTTGTCGCGACCGCGCATCACGCGGAGGACCAGAGCGAAACCGTCGTGCTCGCGCTGCTGCGCGGCACCGGGCCGAATGGGCTCCGCGGCATGCCGCGCCGTCGACGCATCGCGCCGGACGTCGACCTCGTGCGTCCGCTGATCGGAGTCTCGTCCGAGACGCTGCGCGCGTACTGTCATGCGAAGGCGTTGCCCTACGCCGTCGATCCGACGAACTCGCAGCTGGGTCTGCGGCGCAACGCCGTGCGTGAGGCCTTGGCGACGCTGCGGCCGCTCTTTCCGGAACTCGATCGGGCCGTGGCGCGGGCCGCGCAGCTCGTGGCGGACGAACGCGATGCGACGCCGCGCTCCAGCCTGCGGCGTTCGATCCGCGAGCGTCTGGCGGCGGAAGAGGGTCTGCGCGACGTCGACTTTTCGCACGTCGAGGCGGCAGTGCTCGCGCTCGAACGGGGCGGCACCGGCACGTTTCACATGAAGCCTGGGATCGCTCTGAGAATCGAACGCGGCTCGATCCAGGGTATCAAACGGAAATGA
- the smpB gene encoding SsrA-binding protein SmpB, which translates to MTKSSAAIDNRRARYEYHILESVEAGLVLTGTEVKSVREGGASLSEAYARFRDGEAWLMGMHVAPYKQGSFSNAEPTRPRKLLLHKAEILRLQSRVAEKGLTVVPLRLYFTRGLAKVQLGLARGKKFWDKRAAVARREVEREIAAHARRS; encoded by the coding sequence ATGACCAAGAGCAGCGCCGCTATCGACAACCGCCGCGCGCGCTACGAGTACCACATCCTCGAGTCAGTAGAGGCCGGCCTGGTCTTGACCGGCACGGAGGTGAAGTCGGTGCGCGAGGGCGGCGCGAGCCTGAGCGAGGCGTACGCGCGCTTCCGCGACGGCGAGGCCTGGCTGATGGGCATGCACGTCGCCCCCTACAAGCAGGGCAGCTTCTCCAACGCCGAACCGACACGGCCGCGTAAGCTGCTGCTGCACAAGGCAGAGATTCTGCGCCTGCAGAGCCGCGTCGCCGAGAAGGGCTTGACCGTCGTGCCGTTGCGGCTCTATTTCACGCGCGGGCTCGCGAAGGTTCAGCTAGGACTGGCGCGAGGCAAGAAGTTCTGGGACAAGCGCGCGGCCGTCGCGAGGCGTGAAGTCGAGCGAGAGATCGCCGCGCATGCGCGCCGGTCGTGA
- a CDS encoding PaaI family thioesterase encodes MSEVPFDDGNCFACGPSNPIGMHVHFDRATESEGVYARVELASQYQGWRGIAHGGIVMALLDEAMAHAAGFAGHRGVTAAVSVRFRKPVPLERPIQVRGRVTWQRRNVLGVDASVLDDAGEVLAHAEGSFVSRGRLEAVEDHLRR; translated from the coding sequence ATGAGCGAAGTTCCGTTCGACGACGGCAACTGTTTCGCGTGCGGACCGAGCAACCCGATCGGGATGCACGTGCACTTCGATCGCGCTACCGAATCGGAGGGCGTGTACGCGCGCGTCGAGCTCGCGTCGCAGTACCAGGGCTGGCGCGGCATCGCGCACGGCGGCATCGTGATGGCGCTGCTCGACGAGGCCATGGCCCACGCCGCCGGTTTCGCGGGTCATCGCGGCGTGACCGCTGCGGTCAGCGTGCGCTTCCGCAAACCGGTTCCCCTCGAGCGGCCGATCCAGGTGCGCGGGCGCGTCACGTGGCAGCGGCGCAACGTGCTGGGCGTCGACGCCAGCGTGCTCGACGACGCCGGTGAAGTGCTGGCCCACGCCGAGGGCAGCTTCGTATCGCGCGGTCGGCTCGAGGCCGTCGAAGACCACCTGCGACGATGA
- a CDS encoding metallophosphoesterase family protein has protein sequence MRYAILSDVHGNLESLERALSIAAPDDVIVSLGDVVGYGPNPNECIAVLRERARHAVLGNHDLAAVENFGVESFNQAARKAIGWTQGVLDDASRAWLNLLPYELRFPEFLLVHGAPVSYFEYILDKDGAARAFERTDAPIVFVGHTHIAEYWVRDGEGAIGHRHMQHGGELMLEDGKRYIVDVGSVGQPRDLNPQASFVLYEPEQQRVEWIRYDYPIDEVQRKMRAARLPSYLVERLSVGR, from the coding sequence ATGCGGTACGCGATCCTCTCGGACGTCCACGGGAACCTCGAGTCGCTGGAGCGGGCGCTCTCGATCGCAGCGCCCGACGACGTCATCGTCTCGCTCGGCGACGTCGTCGGCTACGGACCCAATCCTAACGAGTGCATCGCCGTGCTGCGCGAGCGCGCGCGGCATGCCGTTCTGGGCAATCACGATCTCGCGGCGGTCGAGAACTTCGGCGTCGAGAGCTTCAACCAGGCCGCCCGAAAAGCGATCGGCTGGACGCAGGGCGTGCTGGACGACGCGAGCCGCGCGTGGCTGAACCTGCTCCCTTACGAGTTGCGCTTTCCTGAATTTCTTCTGGTTCACGGCGCGCCGGTGAGCTACTTCGAGTACATACTCGACAAGGACGGCGCGGCGCGCGCCTTCGAGCGCACCGACGCGCCGATCGTGTTCGTCGGCCATACGCACATCGCAGAATACTGGGTGCGCGACGGCGAGGGGGCCATCGGACACCGGCACATGCAACACGGCGGCGAGCTGATGCTCGAGGACGGCAAGCGATACATCGTCGACGTCGGCAGCGTCGGCCAGCCTCGAGACCTCAACCCGCAGGCGAGTTTCGTGCTCTACGAGCCGGAGCAGCAGCGCGTCGAGTGGATCCGTTATGATTATCCGATCGACGAGGTCCAGCGCAAGATGCGCGCCGCGCGACTGCCGTCCTACCTCGTCGAGCGCCTGAGCGTCGGACGATGA
- a CDS encoding aminotransferase class I/II-fold pyridoxal phosphate-dependent enzyme encodes MIRPTRAVEAIPATTPFVGPEQLMRETGLRELVRLGANESAFGPSPSAIAAMSGELPRLAWYGDPESLDLRDALAAKHRCRPEQIVVGSGIDDLMGLAVRAFVAPGEAALSTRGTYPTFNYHVVGYGARPICVAYRDDGTPDCDALLSVARRNAPRIVYLANPDNPSGRFIPRADIERFYEALPRDTLLLLDEAYADFVDSSELLPPAFEDRLIRLRTFSKAYGMAGARIGYALATERNVATFQKIRLHYGINRNAQVGALASLGDDEFRDYVVAETARARDDYYRIARSLGRRYIESRTNFVCIDFDGAERAARVMNELLARGVWIRKPGAPPLDAYVRVSAGTEPMRRAFEVALHAVLAEAVLPGAVCD; translated from the coding sequence GTGATTCGTCCGACGCGCGCGGTCGAAGCGATTCCCGCGACGACGCCCTTCGTTGGCCCCGAGCAGTTGATGCGCGAAACCGGCCTGCGCGAACTCGTGCGTCTCGGCGCGAACGAGAGCGCGTTCGGACCGTCGCCCAGCGCAATCGCCGCGATGAGCGGCGAGCTGCCGCGGCTCGCATGGTACGGCGACCCTGAGTCCCTCGATCTGCGCGACGCGCTCGCGGCGAAGCATCGCTGCCGGCCCGAGCAGATTGTGGTCGGCTCCGGCATCGACGACCTGATGGGCTTGGCCGTGCGCGCGTTCGTCGCGCCCGGGGAAGCGGCGCTCAGCACGCGCGGAACGTATCCCACGTTCAACTACCACGTCGTTGGGTACGGCGCACGCCCGATATGCGTTGCGTATCGCGACGACGGCACGCCCGACTGCGACGCGCTGCTGTCGGTGGCTCGGCGCAACGCCCCGAGGATCGTCTACCTCGCAAATCCCGACAACCCCAGCGGGCGGTTCATCCCGCGTGCCGACATTGAGCGCTTCTACGAAGCGCTGCCGCGCGACACGCTCTTGCTGCTCGACGAAGCGTACGCCGATTTCGTCGACTCGAGCGAGCTGCTCCCGCCGGCGTTCGAGGACCGCCTGATCCGCCTGCGCACCTTCTCGAAGGCCTACGGGATGGCTGGCGCGCGCATCGGATACGCGCTCGCCACGGAGCGCAACGTCGCGACCTTTCAGAAGATCCGGCTCCATTACGGCATCAACCGCAACGCGCAGGTCGGCGCGCTGGCCTCGCTCGGGGATGACGAATTTCGGGACTACGTCGTCGCCGAGACCGCGCGCGCCCGCGACGACTACTACCGCATCGCGAGATCGCTCGGCCGGCGCTACATCGAATCGCGCACGAACTTCGTGTGCATCGATTTCGATGGCGCCGAACGCGCGGCGCGTGTGATGAACGAGCTGCTGGCGCGGGGCGTTTGGATCCGTAAACCGGGAGCGCCGCCGCTCGACGCGTACGTGCGGGTGAGCGCCGGTACGGAGCCGATGCGCCGCGCCTTCGAGGTGGCGCTGCACGCCGTGCTCGCCGAGGCCGTTCTCCCTGGAGCGGTCTGTGACTGA
- the glp gene encoding gephyrin-like molybdotransferase Glp — MQSVNPVLPARAFAPETLLPPRQAIVAYFTRVTIPPPQMERVALDDALGRVLAEPIVAGEDYPSAPRSLMDGFAVLADATPGSLRVAGEVRMGAAPDGSASPAAAVRIPTGGVLPAGADAVVPFEDVRLEDGVVIIEARVKPDDNVAQRGADMRRGETVLSAPRRIRAAEVGVLATLGVTAVPVCRRPVVAVLSSGDELVDPSAQPAPGEIRDSNRYAIAASLRAMGAHAQHYPTLRDETEEFESVLRRAIEECDAVVVSGGSSVGDRDRLPPAVAAIARPGVVVHGLRVKPGKPTLFGADGGKPILGLPGNPTSALMMLEAVAAPIVAALVGAPVDAARVAAHLAAPARSRRGWTWYIPVRLQDDGGRPLAHPLELRSFSVSVTARADGFIIMGERDEEWPAGSPVTVHRFLGA; from the coding sequence ATGCAGTCCGTAAATCCAGTCCTACCGGCGCGGGCATTTGCGCCCGAAACGCTGCTCCCGCCGCGTCAAGCGATCGTGGCCTATTTCACCCGAGTTACGATCCCGCCGCCGCAGATGGAGCGCGTGGCGCTCGATGACGCGCTCGGCCGCGTGTTGGCGGAGCCGATCGTCGCCGGCGAGGACTACCCGAGCGCGCCGCGCTCCCTGATGGACGGCTTTGCGGTGCTCGCAGACGCCACGCCCGGCTCGCTGCGCGTCGCAGGCGAGGTGCGCATGGGCGCTGCGCCGGATGGATCCGCCTCGCCCGCCGCGGCCGTACGGATTCCGACCGGCGGAGTTCTGCCGGCGGGCGCCGACGCCGTCGTGCCGTTCGAAGACGTTCGCCTGGAGGACGGCGTAGTTATAATTGAAGCGAGGGTGAAACCCGACGACAACGTTGCGCAACGCGGTGCCGATATGCGCCGCGGCGAGACGGTACTGTCCGCGCCGCGGCGCATCCGCGCGGCCGAAGTCGGCGTCCTGGCGACTTTGGGCGTCACGGCGGTCCCGGTTTGCCGGCGACCAGTCGTCGCGGTGCTTTCGAGCGGCGACGAGCTCGTCGACCCCAGCGCGCAGCCCGCGCCCGGCGAGATTCGTGATTCGAATCGTTACGCGATAGCGGCGTCGCTGCGTGCGATGGGCGCGCACGCGCAGCATTATCCGACGCTGCGCGACGAAACTGAGGAGTTCGAATCCGTTCTGCGTCGCGCGATCGAGGAGTGCGACGCGGTCGTCGTGAGCGGCGGCTCGTCGGTCGGCGACCGCGATCGCTTGCCGCCCGCGGTTGCTGCGATCGCGCGTCCCGGCGTCGTGGTCCACGGCCTGCGCGTCAAGCCGGGCAAACCGACGCTCTTCGGCGCTGACGGCGGAAAGCCGATCCTCGGGCTACCGGGCAACCCGACTTCCGCGTTGATGATGTTGGAAGCGGTCGCCGCGCCGATCGTCGCCGCGCTCGTCGGCGCTCCGGTCGATGCGGCGCGCGTCGCGGCCCACCTCGCCGCACCGGCTCGCAGCCGTCGCGGCTGGACGTGGTATATTCCCGTTCGCTTGCAGGATGATGGAGGACGCCCTTTGGCGCATCCACTTGAGCTGCGCTCGTTTTCCGTAAGCGTTACCGCGCGGGCCGACGGTTTCATCATTATGGGAGAGCGCGATGAGGAATGGCCCGCCGGCTCGCCCGTCACGGTTCACCGCTTTTTGGGAGCATAA